Proteins encoded by one window of Ramlibacter tataouinensis:
- the plsX gene encoding phosphate acyltransferase PlsX gives MTILAVDCMGGDHGLAVTLPACRSFLQAHPEARLLLVGSGEALQQFHPRATHVPASEVVAMDDAVEVALRRKKDSSMRIAIQQVRDGKADAAVSAGNTGALMALARYLLKTLEGIDRPAIASPLPNAKGSATTVLDLGANVDCTEQHLLQFAVMGSALVAALSGRDQPSVGLLNIGEEVIKGNEVIKRAGELLRSAAAAGDLNFHGNVEGNDIFKGTTDIVVCDGFVGNVALKTSEGLASMIGGFLREEFSRNPLTKVSALLAYPVLSAFKKRVDYRRYNGAALLGLRGLVFKSHGSADAFAFEHALARAYDAARNKLLDRVETRIAHARPLLAGSAADAASIETLASE, from the coding sequence ATGACGATTCTGGCCGTCGATTGCATGGGGGGCGACCACGGCCTGGCCGTAACCCTGCCCGCCTGCCGCAGCTTCCTCCAGGCGCATCCCGAAGCCCGCCTGCTGCTGGTGGGCAGCGGCGAGGCGCTGCAGCAGTTCCATCCGCGCGCCACCCACGTGCCCGCCTCCGAGGTCGTGGCGATGGATGATGCCGTCGAGGTCGCCCTGCGGCGCAAGAAGGATTCATCGATGCGCATCGCCATCCAGCAGGTGCGCGATGGCAAGGCCGACGCGGCGGTCTCGGCCGGCAACACCGGCGCGCTGATGGCCCTGGCCCGCTACCTGCTCAAGACGCTGGAGGGCATCGACCGGCCCGCCATCGCCTCGCCGCTGCCCAATGCCAAGGGCAGCGCCACCACCGTGCTGGACCTGGGCGCCAACGTCGATTGCACCGAGCAGCACCTGCTGCAGTTCGCGGTGATGGGCTCGGCCCTGGTGGCGGCGCTGAGCGGCCGTGACCAGCCCAGCGTCGGCCTGCTCAACATCGGCGAAGAGGTGATCAAGGGCAACGAGGTGATCAAGCGCGCCGGCGAGCTGCTGCGTTCGGCCGCGGCCGCCGGCGACCTCAATTTCCACGGCAACGTGGAAGGCAACGACATCTTCAAGGGCACCACCGACATCGTGGTGTGCGACGGCTTCGTCGGCAACGTGGCGCTCAAGACCAGCGAGGGCCTGGCCAGCATGATCGGCGGCTTCCTGCGCGAGGAGTTCTCGCGCAACCCGCTGACCAAGGTCTCCGCCCTGCTGGCCTATCCGGTGCTGTCCGCCTTCAAGAAGCGGGTGGACTACCGCCGCTACAACGGCGCGGCGCTGCTCGGCCTGCGCGGGCTGGTGTTCAAGAGCCATGGCTCGGCCGACGCGTTCGCCTTCGAGCACGCGCTGGCCCGGGCGTATGATGCGGCCCGAAACAAGCTGCTCGACCGGGTCGAGACCCGCATCGCGCATGCCCGGCCCCTGCTGGCCGGGTCCGCGGCCGACGCCGCTTCCATCGAGACCCTCGCTTCCGAATGA
- a CDS encoding beta-ketoacyl-ACP synthase III — protein MSRYSRIAGTGSYLPPRRVTNDDLTVQLAAQGIETSDQWIVERTGIRARHFAAPDVTASDLGVPAALQAIEAAGCSPADIDLIIVATSTPDMVFPSAACILQNKLGIAGCPAFDVQAVCSGFVYALTVADAMIRTGGASRALVVGAEVFSRILDFKDRTTCVLFGDGAGAVVLEASDTPGILASDLHADGKHVGILCVPGTVAGGQVLGDPLLKMDGQAVFKLAVGVLESAARATLAKAGRTEADIDWLIPHQANIRIMQGTARKLKLPMDKLVVTVDQHGNTSAASIPLALDAAVREGKVRRGDTLMLEGVGGGFTWGAVLLDY, from the coding sequence ATGAGCCGATATTCGCGCATTGCCGGCACCGGCAGCTACTTGCCGCCGCGCCGAGTGACCAATGACGACCTGACCGTCCAACTGGCGGCCCAGGGCATCGAAACGTCCGACCAGTGGATCGTGGAGCGCACCGGCATCCGGGCCCGCCACTTCGCCGCGCCCGACGTGACCGCCAGCGACCTCGGCGTGCCGGCCGCGCTTCAGGCGATCGAGGCGGCCGGCTGCAGCCCGGCCGACATCGACCTGATCATCGTCGCCACCTCGACGCCGGACATGGTGTTCCCGTCGGCGGCGTGCATCCTGCAGAACAAGCTGGGCATCGCCGGCTGCCCGGCGTTCGACGTGCAGGCGGTGTGCAGCGGCTTCGTCTATGCGCTGACGGTGGCCGACGCGATGATCCGCACCGGCGGCGCCAGCCGCGCGCTGGTGGTCGGCGCCGAGGTGTTCTCGCGCATCCTCGATTTCAAGGACCGCACCACCTGCGTGCTGTTCGGCGATGGCGCCGGGGCCGTAGTGCTGGAAGCCTCCGATACCCCCGGCATCCTGGCCAGCGACCTGCATGCGGACGGCAAGCACGTCGGCATCCTGTGCGTGCCCGGCACGGTCGCAGGCGGCCAGGTGCTGGGCGACCCGCTGCTCAAGATGGATGGCCAGGCGGTGTTCAAGCTGGCCGTCGGCGTGCTGGAAAGCGCGGCCCGCGCTACGCTGGCCAAGGCCGGCCGCACCGAAGCCGACATCGACTGGCTGATCCCGCACCAGGCCAACATCCGCATCATGCAGGGCACGGCCAGGAAGCTGAAGCTGCCCATGGACAAGCTGGTCGTCACCGTCGACCAGCATGGCAACACCTCGGCCGCCTCGATCCCTCTGGCGCTCGATGCCGCAGTTCGCGAAGGCAAGGTCCGCCGCGGCGACACCCTGATGCTGGAAGGCGTCGGTGGCGGCTTCACCTGGGGCGCGGTGCTGCTGGACTACTGA